CtgaaagtaggcgttgatgtgttgttgtagaGGCGGtcaaatacaaatgtctaccacagtgtgacatcacaatatgaacgagttgttttggcagcttggtttcaacaaatgctctttttgcagtgaggaggaagttttgagttctgaaacttactgtatgtttttatagaacAATGAACTGTTTATggcaaaagatcaaggaaaatttaatTCCTCAATGCATGACCCCCTTTAATTGGCTCAGATGGCTCATTGAACTGCAAAGAATCATTAAGGCTAGGGTATATTTCATTTTTCCACATGCAGTTCATACGGACGCAATTGgcgcatgcgcactacaactaCTTGTAATGCTCTTTTATCAGTCAACAACAGGTGCACGCACAGATGACGCGCAAAGATGCGGACTGTTGGCGTGTCTATTAAAATGGCAGGCTTACAGtcctgatgacaaaatttgcgtcaTGCGCACTGTGCGCGAGACGAAGTTGCATACAGTAAACCAAAGTACACTTTGGTCTTTGCTATCTATCCAAATTAAAATGAACATCTGTAAGGATTGCGAAATTTACATCACTAATTGCTGACTGGTTATGATGTGTAGTGAAATGTAtacacacaacaaaaaaaaacaagcttaaagctgatgtaatttctgcgccactagtgctaccaaacggaattgcaaaaatattcaaaatagctttctgaatacgccccgcTTCTGCTGTTGgtcaaagagatagtcccacattaactcacacgattggttgagtaatgttgggGCGGGTTTAAGCAGGTCGttcaaaacagagcaattttcagaGCACCACAGAAAGACAatgcttacagtttttgagataattaacctatgaatggcttactaatagttgtctctgcataggAGAAAGTATATTAACAAAAAAGTTATATTCATCagctttaaaaatacattttcaacataacatATATTTGTTTGGGTTTGGCTCCCCCACTGTGAAACAAAATCCTGCATTGGacactttacaaaaaataaaaaataataattgttgtttaaaaaaatgttctaAACAAATTTGATTTTCAGGCTACCCCCAGAATGCCCAGTTGCCGACAACGAAGACATGAGTACTTCACCTGTCAGGGCTGTTGCTGTAGAATCATACAAGCACAATTCTCCACACTGCATCGGCCTGGAGTTCACACCAGATCCTCTCCTGACGGTCATGCTCACTCCGGTACATAACATGTGATTCATTCCCACCCCATTCAGAACTGTTCTTTACACATGGATAACTAGCATCTACAGTGGGTAACCTCTCAACTTCTGTATTGCTTGAATAGGACGAGAAAGCTGTGTGTAGGTATCACCTGTTACTGGTCAGTATTGCACTGCTGGTTATCTGCATGCTGATGAGTCTCTGTGGAACTTTTTTCTCATCGAAATCCTCACGTTCTTACCATGGAAATGACCTTCAAAAGGTAGTATTTTGGGTTCTAAACTTTAGAGATTACCAAGGACAACTGTACGACTTAAAACCTCTCTCTGATTCGCAATTTGTCTTGAGAATGAGTGCATCTTTATTGCATGGGTAACTTTCTAAAACATGTATTTAATCTGTTTTAGTACAGTTGTAAAATTACCTTTTTAAATTCATAGGAATCATTGTTGAGCACCTGAGAAACACTTGCAGAGGATCCGCATCTGAGATTGAGTCGATCTTGTCCAAAGAAATTGCAACCAGTTATGCAGACTGCATCCATTGCGGTTCTGAACAGATCCAGActgagtgtgtgtgactgtatttCATGTGTGGTTGCAACATTGTGTTATAATGTATGAAATAATTCTCATTAGTGAGTGTTAACATAATAGTGAGTGCAATATCAAAAGAACATAACCAGAAATTGATGGTTATAAGATAACTTTACTCCAAGAGTAAGTTAAAAGATAGCTGTGTTTTGTTGATGTcaccaaattaaaataaatcttattacAGTGcgttgaaaaagtatttgcccccatcctgatttcttctgtttttgtgtacatcttatactaaattatttcaaaaattctaacaaaatctaacaCAAAACAGAGGCAATCTGAGtagacacaaaatacagttttaacatGATcaagttatttattgaagcaaaacagTTATCCAATAcaaactgggcctgtgtgaaaaagtatttgcccccttagttactaaatccccaaatctatgaaactgcattataATGGGAtttagctggactagacacacccacgcctgattactgccagccctgttcaatcaaattaacacctaaataaatataactttttcagcatgcatgaagttggctaaaaggtctcacccagtagcacactatgccaagtttgaaagaaatttcagaaattatgaggaaaaaggtgattgaaatacatcagtctgcgaagggttacaaagctacttcaaaagctctgggactccaaagaaccacagtgagagccattatctccaaatggagaaaacttggcacagtagtgaaccttcccagaagtggccgaccttctaAAATTCcaccaagagcacagcgacgactcatccaggaagtcacaaaaaagccaaggacaacatccaaggaactgcaggcctctctcgcatcaataaaggtcactgttcatgactccactatcagaaagacactggccaaaaatggcatccatggaagagtggcgaggcgaaaaccactgctaacccagaagaacattaaagctcgtctgaattttgccaaaacacatcttgatgatcctcaaagcttttgggagaatgttctgtggactgatgagtcgaaagcggaactgtttggaagacaggggtcccgttacatctggcgtaaatcaaacacagaattccacaaaaagaacatcatacctacagtcaatCGTGGTGGTgggagtgtgatggtgtggggatgctttgctgcttcagggcaacttgcaataattgagaaaaaacatgaattctgctctctaccagaaaattatgaaaatacacaaaaatagaagaaatcaggaaggggcaaatactttttcacagcactgtaaatgttaACATAATTTGTTAATATTGCTTGAAATAAAGTGTATTGCACCATCTTTTCAATATTTCATGATTTTTATGCAGTTTTTATTATTGGTACATTTAACTGGACAGCTTGGAATATCCTATGAACAAATTTTTTTATCTgggcaaaaataaaattaatgaataaaataaaaaatgtgcacaCATCACACTTACCTTTTCCAGACAGTATTCAAAAACAaccattcatatttatttaaattaacaaTTCTTAATTTAAATTTGGTCCAACCAACAATACATTGAATATTTGCTTACATCCTTGACTACAAAATATCTTAAAGAAAAATATGCAGTTTGCTCCCCTGAATATTCCGAGTCCAAAGCAAGTTAAGATAATGACagagtttgtggcataatgtcaattaccacgaaaattaatttcgactcgtccctccttttctttacaaatgtctatggggccagtctgtaaatgttaaattatttactgtttattaccaagaaataaacaatatgcatgttaacatgattctaatgtgataaaatcacttactaaccttttctgtgtaaagtaatattcaattttacaaagttgccatggcaacgcaatgccataaaccctaaaacgattaattaaacaactttacagctcaaataatacacaagttttaccagcagaattaatgtaagcgcttttataaaattataagcttcacatttctgcctttaaatgcaCCTacaactggccccattgacttctattataagtgcctcacttttttttttgttttttttttcaagaaaaggagagACCAGTTGAAATACGTTTTTGTGGCAAATCAACATTACGCTACAAATGAGCTAAACTTgctttgaacccagaatattcctctgAAAAAGGGACCTTTTTGTTTATTGCATTTCGTACTGTCATCATCACATTAACCATTTAATGAAAAAGCAGTAAATACTGTACAGAACCACACAAATACATGCATCAGAAAACCAACTTTTCTTACAAAACTCGATTGAATTCATGCTGTGACCcattttaatatttcataaatGCTGTATCACTATTACCTTATGTCAGATTTTTAAAAGCAATCGAGCCAAGTCTTTTTTCATTGATAATTTGTGCTGAACGTTTCTCTCTCCACATTCCTTCAACGGTTAGCATATGCACTTCCTGGTTTAAGTTGAACGACGGCCACTTTAACGAATCAAACGCGCAGGATGAAGCGGTGGGGCTGTGCTATTGGCTGAGCGCGGTGAGATGGGCGGGTCCTAACTGACTGTGTGCTCGTGTGTGTGGTTCGAGGAGGGAAAGCGGTGCTGGAACGATTCGCGGCCTTGCATCTACTTTATATGAACGAAAAAGGAATAAACACCAGGTTTGTTTCCTACCTTTCCATCCAGCAGGCAGAAAACGTTGGATAAATCTCAAAACGGAGGCCACTGGATGGTTAAATGGTTTGCATCATTGAAATCACATGTATTGCTTGTGTAACTGTACAAAGGCTGTTTTTGGGCAGGCCGCAGTTTAGACAAATGCTTCATTGCACGAGTCAGGAGTTAAGAGTTGGCATTTTAACCTTTGATTTGAGAGTGCTTTGTGAATCAAAGGTTGGCAGCTCCTCTGTCTTTGCTGTTGTGTGGATCTAAAGGGCCTGGCTGCATGAGGTGGCCTTGCATGTATGCTTTTGCGGTGTAATATACGTGCAGACACTTAAAGGACAGGCATTTAATGTCCTTCAGAGACTCCCCACGCATCATCTCACCTGTCTGGTTCATTATTTTGGCTAGACGAGGGATATTCGGTGTAATTTTATAGGCTTAATGAAATTCGGTGCATGCTCAACAAATGCACTTGCTTCAAATAAGACAGGATATCATAAatctgaaagaaaacaagttaattttggtaaaaaaaaacaaattgcttgTAAATAAAGTAGGTGACTTGGTAATTCTGGAACAAGAGGTCATATCATTTAGTTTTCAAGTCTCAATGAGTATTTTTCCAAGTTTAGGCTatgttcggaattgcatactgcTGTACTACTCTTACTAAttcatgtatactgtgcacactaCAGTATGCTAATTATCTGCATCTGTAaaggtaggtagctgtgcagtgtgtaaacctcacttggcgactgacgctaggggctgacGTTAGTGTGCCCACCTCCCAAGCTGGagaccccggttcgaatcccgcttggagcaggtcgagcaggactggttacagtggtgccgtgacccagatgggagggaggtttaggggggtgagtgtaacacaagccagctggtatgtgatagctgtgcagtgtgtaaacctcaatcgccaggcctcaagaggcgcactagcgactgacgctaggggctttaGCCTTTAGCCTTTAGCCTGTTAGCGTGCCcgtctcccatgccggagacgcagGTTTGAATCCCGCTTAGAGCGGGTAGAGTAGGACTGGTTACACATGCATGGAATACCTTGGTGTACAATGGCTacgttcagaatggcatactactcttactagttCTGTCATATCTGTTTATGGCCAAAAAAGTagtagtagtatgccattctgaactcaacCTACAACATTTATCAGAATGAGCTACGACCAAAGCACACTGCACGGAATAATATATCCCACAATGCAGTATGCTCGACCATCCATTTCCAGTGAGACAAGTTAACTGGAAGTGTGGCCTCAATTTTTAAGACCTATTTTGACTTATTTGATTGGGTGGACAAAAGTTAAAGGCGCGGTCACATGTACCTTTGCGTGGTGAAATTCCGCAGGCAAAATAGTAATCTCAATAGGATTCTGCGCGATTGTGAATTTCTCACGATGAACTTCCGGTGGCGAATAATTTGTGTTCGCTGATTTTGCATGTGGTTCAAGTTTTGTGAACTCTTGACTGGCGAATTCGCCACGTTGACCAACAGGAAGTTGcctggtttggcagtgacctctgtgtgggtggtgcttctgaatatttacaatggacaaggatataattttagcggtgaatttctttttaacttttaaagtgcagcattaaaaagaggctgtttGGCAATtagtttgctggtttcacatgcgCTCAACATCTGTCCACAGAATTTCCAGTGTTGATGGTAATGTGACCGCGCCTTAAATCTTTacacaaaattacatttagaAATGGGACATAACCGTATTATTTCCAAGATGCGAACTGGACAACACTCAATGTGATGTGGCAACAATGTAACATACTACTATTTAAAAAGGCTTTATGTTGCCTCCTTTTTCACTTATGATTTTTAAACGATAGTATTAACTGCACAGTATTCAGTGAGTAGTAAGTTGGTTTTCCATTCCGAACACAGTCTGAGGCCTCGGCCATACTTAATGCGTTATCAAACGAAAACGTATAATTTTGCTGTGTTTGTGCCTCTCAACCACACTAGAAAAGCATTGTTCTCCTTCAAAAACcgagactttcgaaaacgctcttcTTAACTGCATACTTTGGTGAACAGTGAAGGAAACCCTGTTTGCGGTTTCCGAACTTCTGATTACAGATTAGTGTAGGCTTGGCTTTAGTTGTTTCCAATGGGCTGGTAAATGGGTGAATATCAGCATTCTTCATTTAAACTATgggcatttttgtgtgttttcttgtGTTATAGGTGTTGAACAAGCACGCATGATTCTCACCGTATGGGGAGAATGTAGAGGAAAGACGTGAATACAATCagcttctgattttttttaatacattttagttaATTTTATTTCTTTGAGACCATGGCTTACACAAATTATAGCTCGCTTAACCGAGCTCAGCTCACCTTTGAATATCTGCACACAAACTCGTAAGTACccctgtttttgtctttttgtgtgcatgtgtttgagaATTAGACCGAGAAAACCATTGCTTGATTGGACTGAGTaggactgcacaattaatcgaaaaaataatggagattacaattacagcattccattttggTTTACTCTTGTTGCATCAAAATGTTATATTcacagtgtgttttgtttttgtatgctGTGTTGAAAGTGCAAGCATGCATTGACAAATCAGAAGTGATTAAATTACAATAGTCAATCGGCATATCAGTAATGACAAACCTGGTATTGTATGTGtataatttaatcacaatttGAATAATACGTTTGCTTTTTTATGCAAATAAAGTAATTTAGGAGCACCGCTCTCTGCTTCATTGAGAGGTGTTGCCTACATAAATATTGCATGCAGTTGCCccgcacaaaataagtatttttatgtaaattctCTTAATCGAAATAATcgcaattacattaaaataattgaaataattataGAAATAATTGACAATCTTGATTTTTTTCTCCCTCAAAACTACTGGGCCACAGGCCAAattcagtgttaaaaatgttttttttacagcCCTTTTCATTTAATAGAGTTATGAATAAAGTGGCATTAACACGTGCATGCGTTTTTCTTGTACACAAGACAGCTCGCCTCTTTGTGTAAATTATGTGAATACTTGTCTTCTAACTGCATGAAATAATCAGAACATACTTGGCGTTCCTCTGCCATaatctgtattattttttaagttgGCACCCATCAATCAAAGTATTTTTGACTGATTATTTTATTGCCAACAGGACAACGCACGAGTTTCTATTTGGGGCTTTGGCTGAACTCGTGGACAACTCAAGGTATAAACATAGAAGACAGTGAAGAATCATTAAAATTATTTGCAGTGTTAAAATGAACTGATCATCCACTCCATTTCTTGTCTACAGAGATGCAAACGCCACACGGATAGACATCTACACAGGTTGGATACCGTTTAAAATAGTTACTTCTGATAAttgaaaaaatttatttcaacactGGCCTTAAACATATTAATCTTGTTGTACTTGTACACATACAATTAAGAGTTTGAACTGATTGAATGTAAAAGATTGCTAAACACATCCTCATGCAGTAGGTTTGTTACCATAGTTAATTGTTAATATTTATCTGTTACGACCAATCAGAGAAGAGACCAGACCTGAGAGGCGGGTTTATGCTCTGTTTCCTTGACGACGGCACTGGAATGGAACCCAGTGAGTAAAGCAAAGAAAATGAAACCCGTCATAACACAAAATACATTCATTTTAACACCATGACGCAACATGATTTTATATGCAACACAGTTTTTGAACCTCAGTAACGACAGTAGTACTGTTTTAAATAGGTGAAGCCACGCACGTTATCCAGTTCGGTAAATCAAGCAAACGTTTCCCGGAGTCCACTCACATCGGCCAGTATGGAAATGGATTGAAATCGTAagtatcattaaacctttatccAAAACTTGTGATATGCCAATATAGACTTTGGTTGGGGTTTGTGTTTCTAGattgtatttatctttttttatttgctgTAATTCTTTTAGAATGGtgtatttctgtaaaaaaaaaaaaaaaaaaaaactgtaattttaCGTCAGCCCTTAAGAGCTATTACATGAATTATTTGTTGTTCTTTAGTcattctttagtttttttttatggataAACATCATTGTCATTTTTTAGGGGTTCAATGCGTATTGGGAAGGACTTCATTCTCTTCACCAAAAAAGACGACAAATTAACGTGTTTGTTTTTGTCGCGAACATTTCATGAAGAAGAGGGTCTGGACGAGGTAAGATGTTAAGGCTGAaatatactctacgcaagtatgcaaatgccttttctagctacgcaagctcaatTTGTTTGTGTATTGTTGCGTTTACGAATTGCGTTCTCAACGTATCAaacacaaggggcgctatagcagacAGTAGTGCGAACTGTCTGCTactacggtgagttttctctttc
This genomic window from Myxocyprinus asiaticus isolate MX2 ecotype Aquarium Trade chromosome 48, UBuf_Myxa_2, whole genome shotgun sequence contains:
- the zgc:158398 gene encoding insulin-like growth factor-binding protein 3 receptor isoform X3; protein product: MVEHADRTATNVSTRTTHVSLLVPLELIGDVPTDSIISATMLGSQLGMKGAAAKTFVNISLLLHTDVLNSNFKGMSAPTTLNTQTPAGTRTRPTLTCLQLTALTNVLPQTPLPPECPVADNEDMSTSPVRAVAVESYKHNSPHCIGLEFTPDPLLTVMLTPDEKAVCRYHLLLVSIALLVICMLMSLCGTFFSSKSSRSYHGNDLQKVVFWVLNFRDYQGQLYDLKPLSDSQFVLRMSASLLHG